CTGTTCAATGATGAACGCTATGGCGGCCATGAGATACTGAAAGGAACCCATTTTAGTAAATATAAACAGTTTGTAAATAATTGCTTTGACACTTGTCCCCGGCAGGCTTTGCATGCTATGACGTTGGGATTCGTGCATCCCGTCACAGGTGAAGAGATGCATTTTACTTCCGAACTTCCGGATGACATGACCCGGCTTATCGAGAAGTGGAGAGGCTATATCAGTAATAGAGAATTAGAATGAAACGCAACATTGCTATCGTAGCAGGGGGGGATACCTCTGAAATCGTAGTTTCCCTGCGTAGTGCACAGGGCATTTATTCCTTTATAGATAAGGAAAAGTATAATTTGTACATTGTGGAGATGGAAGGCCGTCGCTGGGAAGTACAATTGCCGGACGGAAAACGAATCCCGGTGGACAGAAATGATTTTAGTTTTACGAACGGAACGGAAAAGGTTGTGTTCGATTTTGCCTACATCACCATTCATGGCACACCGGGTGAGGATGGTCGCCTGCAAGGCTATTTTGACATGATGCGTATTCCGTATTCCTGCTGTGGGGTACTGGCTGCCGCCATTACCTATGACAAATTTACCTGCAACCAGTATCTGAAAGCTTTTGGGGTGCGCATTGCCGAATCACTGCTGCTACGTCAGGGACAATCGGTTTCTGACGAAGACGTGATTGAAAAAATAGGTTTGCCCTGCTTCATTAAGCCCAGTTTGGGTGGTTCGAGTTTCGGCGTTACGAAAGTAAAAACGAAAGAACAAATCCAACCGGCCATTGTTAAGGCTTTCGGAGAAGCGGAAGAAGTGCTTGTCGAAGCATTTATGGAAGGAACAGAGTTGACTTGCGGTTGCTACAAGACCAAAGAGAAATCGGTGGTATTCCCGCCTACGGAAGTGGTGACGCACAATGAGTTTTTTGATTACGATGCAAAATACAATGGTCAGGTAGATGAAATCACGCCTGCACGTATCTCGGACGAAATGACCGGACGTGTGCAGATGCTGACTTCGGCTATCTATGATATATTAGGTTGCTCCGGCATTATCCGCGTGGATTATATAGTGACTGCCGGTGAAAAGCTTAACCTTCTCGAAGTGAATACAACTCCGGGAATGACTGCTACCAGCTTTATTCCCCAGCAAGTGCGTGCTGCCGGACTGGAGATAAAGGATGTGATGACCGATATTATTGAAAACAAATTTTAATCGCGTTATGGATCTGACAGAGTTTAATGATATTCGCCCTTATAATGATGAGGAGCTTCCTCAAATATTTGAGGAACTGATTGCCGATCCGGCTTTTCAGAAAGCCGCCACAGGAGCTATACCGAACGTCCCATTCGAACTTCTGGCGCAGAAAATGCGTGCTTGTAAGACTAAACTGGATTTCCAGGAAGCATTCTGCTATGGCATTTTGTGGAAGATTGCGGCCGACCATACAGCCGGATTGACCTTGGACCATACCGCTATACCGGATAAAAGCAAAGCCTATACTTATATATCGAATCATAGGGATATTATCCTTGATTCGGGATTCCTTTCCATTTTGCTGATCGACCAGGGAATGGATACCGTAGAAATAGCGATTGGAGATAATCTGTTGATTTACCCCTGGATCAAGAAATTGGTTCGTGTCAATAAATCCTTTATTGTGCAGCGGGCATTGACCATGCGCCAGATGCTTGAATCCTCGGCACGAATGTCACGCTATATGCATTACACCATTTCGCAGAAAAACCAGTCTATCTGGGTTGCGCAGCGTGAAGGGCGTGCGAAAGACTCCAATGACCGTACGCAAGACAGCGTCTTGAAGATGCTGGCAATGGGTGGTGAAGGTGATTTGGTAGAACGTCTGATGGAAATGAATATTGCTCCGCTTGCCATTTCATATGAATATGACCCTTGTGATTTTCTGAAAGCGCAGGAATTTCAATTGAAAAGAGACGTAGAAGGATATAAAAAGACTACGCAGGACGATTTGATTAATATGCAGACCGGTCTGTTCGGATATAAGGGTAAAGTTCATTTCCAGGTTGCCCCCTGTCTGAATGATGAGTTGCAACATTTGGATCCTTCATTACCGAAACCGGAACTGTTTGCCCGTATTTCTTCTTATCTCGACCGTAGAATCCATCGTAACTACCGTATTTATCCGGGCAATTATGTGGCTTACGATTTGCTGAACGGTACGACGAAGTTTGCGTCTAACTATACCGAAGAAGAGAAACAACAGTTTATAAACTATATTGAGCAACAATTAGGCAAGATAAAGATTCCGAATAAGGATGAGGAGTTTTTGCGTGAGAAGTTGTTATTGATGTATTCCAATCCGTTAGTAAATCATTTAGCTGCTTGCCAATGAGAAAAAGAAAGTTACATAGAGTCTGGTTGTTAGGATTACTTTTCCTGATGACTGCTTGTGGAGATGACGACTATTATTATCCTTCGGTGCAACTGGAATTTGTTACAGTAGTAGCCGGCGAAGATGGTAGCATACAGACGCTTATCCCTGATAAGGGGGCGTCGTTGCCTGTATTGGAAGACCGTACAGGGGCTGCTATTTCTCCGAATACTTCCAGACGTGTAATGAGTAATTATGAAGTGTTGACGGATGGTGTCCGTATTTATTCTTTGCAGTCGCTTATAACGCCGGATCCCAAGCCGGAAGATGATCCGGTTTATAAAGACGGTATAAAGACTGATCCTGTTGAGATGGTCAGTATCTGGCTAGGACGAAATTATCTGAATATGATTCTGAATCTGAAGGTCAGCACGGGCAAGGGACATGTTTTCGGTATTGTGGAAGATACGTCTGAACTGGAAACAAAAGGCATTGTAAATATGTTATTATATCATGATGCGAACAGTGATGCGGAGTATTACAATCGACGCGCTTATATCTCTGTTCCTTTGGAGAAATATGTAAATGCAGAGAAACCTGACCGAGTAATAAAGATTAAATTTAAATATTACAAATACGGTGAGGACGGAACTGGTGAAGTATCAGATAAGTATTGTGATCCCGGATTTGATTATATCCCGGAACTGAATTGAAGAATTGAGTATATATGTTTAAAATGAATCAACTAGTCGTGGGAATATTTTTATTTCTTTCTTCCCTTTTCTCCTGTCAGCAGAAAGGGAATTTTCAGTCAATGAATGTAGAGGATTTCGATACTCTTATTCAGAATGAGGATATACAACGCCTGGATGTCCGTACATTGGCCGAATATTCGGAAGGGCATATAGCAAAAACTATTAATATCAATGTGATGGATGATTCTTTTGCTGCAATGGCAGACTCGTTATTGCAAAAAGACAGACCGGTAGCTGTATATTGCCGTAGTGGCAAACGAAGTAAGAAGGCTGCTGCCATCTTGAGTGCGAAAGGCTATAAAGTTTTTGATCTTGATAAGGGATTCAATTCCTGGCAGGAAGCAGGTAAAGAGATAGAGAAGTGACAGAGAATCATAAACGATGACGGTGAACACAGAATACGAGACGCATCCTGTGTTCACCGTTTATTTTTTTATAACTTGTTCCTGTTTGCCGTTCTGTTATTCCAGTCCTTCTAGTAATCTTTTTAGAACCACTGTAGCCGAGATTTCACGGTTTGCAGCTTCCGGGATGACGATTGATTGCGGGCTTTCAATGACCTCATCCGTAACGATCATATTTCTACGAACCGGAAGGCAGTGCATGAAATAAGCATTGTTGGTTACGGCCATTTGACGGTCGCTTACTGTCCATTCACGGTCTTTGCTCAATATCTGTCCGTAATTGTCGCCTGCATAGGCAGCCCAGTTTTTGGCATATACAAAGTCGGCTCCTTCAAAGGCCTTCATTTGGTCATACTCTACTTTAGCATTTCCTACAAATTCAGGAGCCAGTTCGTATCCTTCCGGGTGAGTGATGACAAAATCATAATCGGTGGCGTTCATCCACTCCGCAAAAGAATTGGGGACAGCCTGCGGCAATGGACGCGGATGCGGAGCCCAGGTCATAACCACTTTGGGGCGTGCCGTTTTCTTATATTCTTCAATTGTAATTAAGTCAGCAAAACTCTGTAACGGATGGCGTGTTGCCGCTTCCATGGAGAATACCGGACGTCCGGAATATTGGATAAATTGATTCAGAATAGTTTCCTGATAGTCAAAATCACGATTCTCAAAACGGGCAAAAGAACGTACTCCGATGATATCGCAATAGCATCCCATCACAGGGATAGCTTCTAATAAATGTTCCGGCTTATCACCATCCATGATAACGCCCCGTTCAGTTTCCAATTTCCAGGCTCCTTGGTTGATATCCAACACCATAACGTTCATTCCCAGATTCAGCGCCGCTTTCTGTGTGCTGAGGCGGGTACGCAGACTGGAGTTGAAGAAGATCATCATCAATGTCTTATTCCTACCCAATTCTACATATTTGAAACGATCTTTTTTAATAACGAACGATTCTTCGATGGCTGATTTTAAATCGCCAATGTCCTGTACACAAGTAAATTTCTTCATATCCTTTATTTGTTAATTCTCAATTCTTAATTTCTTCTAGTCTGCCCATCTCCTTCAATAATCCATTTGTAAGAAGTGATTTCTTCCAGTCCCATCGGACCCCGTGCATGCAGTTTTTGCGTGCTGATGCCTATTTCGGCTCCCAAACCGAATTGTGCTCCGTCGGTGAAAGCGGTAGATACATTGGTATATACACAAGCAGCATCTACTATCTTTATAAACAATGTCGCACGCTCCTTGTTTTCCGTGACGATGCATTCACTATGCTTCGAACTGTTTTCCTGAATATGTCCCAAAGCATCTTCAAAGCTCTTCACAGTCTTGACTGCCATTTTATAGTCTAAGAACTCCGTACCGAAACTTTCTTCCGTTGCAGGTTGTAGAAGTTCGGCAGGATAATGTCCTTCCAATGCCTGATAAGCTTGCAGGTCAGCATAAATAATCACATTACTATCTTTCAACTTCTGGCAAAGCACGGGTAGTTCGGCCAGTCTTTTCTCATGCACGATAGTACAGTCCAACGCATTACATACACTCACTCTGCGAGTTTTGGCATTATGGATAATATCTGCCCCCTTATTTACATCTCCAAACTCGTCAAAGTAAGTATGGCAAATACCAGCGCCCGTCTCAATAACGGGAATCCTGGCATTTTCGCGTACAAAATTGATAAGCCCGCTACTTCCCCTGGGAATAATCAAATCGACATAGCCTACAGCATTTAGTAATGCCGTCGTAGCTTCTCTGTCAGCCGGAAGCAGCTCTACAATATGTGGATTGACATTGAATCTTTTCAAAACTTCGTGAATCACACTGATAATAGCGCGGTTGGAACAGTCTGCGTCACTTCCACCTTTCAATATGCAAGCGTTCCCGCTCTTCAAGCACAGAGAGAATACATCGAAACTTACATTAGGACGTGCTTCATAGATAATTCCTATCACCCCAAAAGGAACACTGATCTTCGTCAGTCTCATCCCATTGGGACGAACCGTTTCTTTCAGTACTTTACCCAAAGGAGAAGGCAGGGTAGCTACATTACATGTATCCGCTGCAATACCCTTCAAACGTTCTTCCGTTAATTTCAACCGATCGTACTTTGGATCATTTTTGTCCATTCGTGCGAGGTCTTTTTCATTCTCAGCAAGAATGAAAGACGTTTCTGCAACTGTCGCGTCAGCCACTGCGTTTAAAATCTGATTGATGGTATCATCGCTCAGCAAGGCTAATTCCCGACTTGCTGCCTTTACGGCAGCAAAAGTTTCGTTTAAATCTGTAGTCATTTGCTCCTTTTTTGCATTAAATGGAAAGATAAACTATGCAAATATAGTGAATGATGTGAATAAAACCTGTTGAAAAACAAAATAAATGTTGGTAGCTATCAGTTGGCGTGTTCTCACTTCAATAGTCTCGTTTGTGACCTTATCAGCGGTGCCCGACCAGACGAAGTGGCATAATTGCTGCAAATATGTAAATTATACATCAATGTATTATACATCAATGTATAATTTATATGCCCTCCCCGATTGAAAAAAATGTTATTATTAGATAGTGGTGCTTCCTTAATATATTTCATTTCTGCCCGTTTCATTTATTCTAGTGTAGTAAGGAATAAAACTATGTGTGGATGAACTTGTTGAAACCAGTACTGAAGTAAGCCGAACCATGTACTGGACTTATTCAAGTTTCCTACATCATTTCATTGAGTGTAGTACTTGTTCCGGTCAATTCTACTACTAAATAGTAAAAGTAAAAAACTGCTTTCAGCTTTCAGTTCTTCCAAAAAGCCCCTCTTCATCGAAGGTTTTGGCTGAAAGCGAACCTGAATGCAGAAGTGTATAATTTTAGTTCCTTTTTTGATACTATATCTAGTTGAAATACAAGCTCTGCTTTAGTGAAACGGAGCCTGCATTTCCGTGAAACAGAGCCTCTGTTTCACCAAGATAGAGGCTCTGTTCTGCTCACCCCACGTACGGATGACTTTCAGTCCACAGGTGAGCAACCCTGAGCCCATATGACTGTCACTTTTGCCCACGTGCTGAATCTGTATACCCCGCTTGGTGGGCATATAGATTCAGCATGGTGAGTATATATGCCCACCAAGCTGCATATAATAGACATACCGGCAAGCCTGAAAGCGCTGAATGCGCTACCCCTTGCTTACAGCATATTCCTGCAAGGGGTATTTTTATTTGCTTTCAGCCGCTATCTCCTTCTATCAAGGCGTTTGCAGACAAAACTGAAACGACTGAAACCGGATAATAGCGTGAAAATTCAATAAGAGGGTTTTGGCAAGGCTATTACTGGAAATTATCCCCTTGCCATGGAAGATCTTGTTCAGGATCTTCC
The DNA window shown above is from Bacteroides faecium and carries:
- a CDS encoding D-alanine--D-alanine ligase encodes the protein MKRNIAIVAGGDTSEIVVSLRSAQGIYSFIDKEKYNLYIVEMEGRRWEVQLPDGKRIPVDRNDFSFTNGTEKVVFDFAYITIHGTPGEDGRLQGYFDMMRIPYSCCGVLAAAITYDKFTCNQYLKAFGVRIAESLLLRQGQSVSDEDVIEKIGLPCFIKPSLGGSSFGVTKVKTKEQIQPAIVKAFGEAEEVLVEAFMEGTELTCGCYKTKEKSVVFPPTEVVTHNEFFDYDAKYNGQVDEITPARISDEMTGRVQMLTSAIYDILGCSGIIRVDYIVTAGEKLNLLEVNTTPGMTATSFIPQQVRAAGLEIKDVMTDIIENKF
- a CDS encoding 1-acyl-sn-glycerol-3-phosphate acyltransferase, whose protein sequence is MDLTEFNDIRPYNDEELPQIFEELIADPAFQKAATGAIPNVPFELLAQKMRACKTKLDFQEAFCYGILWKIAADHTAGLTLDHTAIPDKSKAYTYISNHRDIILDSGFLSILLIDQGMDTVEIAIGDNLLIYPWIKKLVRVNKSFIVQRALTMRQMLESSARMSRYMHYTISQKNQSIWVAQREGRAKDSNDRTQDSVLKMLAMGGEGDLVERLMEMNIAPLAISYEYDPCDFLKAQEFQLKRDVEGYKKTTQDDLINMQTGLFGYKGKVHFQVAPCLNDELQHLDPSLPKPELFARISSYLDRRIHRNYRIYPGNYVAYDLLNGTTKFASNYTEEEKQQFINYIEQQLGKIKIPNKDEEFLREKLLLMYSNPLVNHLAACQ
- a CDS encoding NigD1/NigD2 family lipoprotein, with the protein product MRKRKLHRVWLLGLLFLMTACGDDDYYYPSVQLEFVTVVAGEDGSIQTLIPDKGASLPVLEDRTGAAISPNTSRRVMSNYEVLTDGVRIYSLQSLITPDPKPEDDPVYKDGIKTDPVEMVSIWLGRNYLNMILNLKVSTGKGHVFGIVEDTSELETKGIVNMLLYHDANSDAEYYNRRAYISVPLEKYVNAEKPDRVIKIKFKYYKYGEDGTGEVSDKYCDPGFDYIPELN
- a CDS encoding rhodanese-like domain-containing protein, with product MFKMNQLVVGIFLFLSSLFSCQQKGNFQSMNVEDFDTLIQNEDIQRLDVRTLAEYSEGHIAKTININVMDDSFAAMADSLLQKDRPVAVYCRSGKRSKKAAAILSAKGYKVFDLDKGFNSWQEAGKEIEK
- a CDS encoding acetylornithine carbamoyltransferase gives rise to the protein MKKFTCVQDIGDLKSAIEESFVIKKDRFKYVELGRNKTLMMIFFNSSLRTRLSTQKAALNLGMNVMVLDINQGAWKLETERGVIMDGDKPEHLLEAIPVMGCYCDIIGVRSFARFENRDFDYQETILNQFIQYSGRPVFSMEAATRHPLQSFADLITIEEYKKTARPKVVMTWAPHPRPLPQAVPNSFAEWMNATDYDFVITHPEGYELAPEFVGNAKVEYDQMKAFEGADFVYAKNWAAYAGDNYGQILSKDREWTVSDRQMAVTNNAYFMHCLPVRRNMIVTDEVIESPQSIVIPEAANREISATVVLKRLLEGLE
- a CDS encoding glutamate-5-semialdehyde dehydrogenase, which gives rise to MTTDLNETFAAVKAASRELALLSDDTINQILNAVADATVAETSFILAENEKDLARMDKNDPKYDRLKLTEERLKGIAADTCNVATLPSPLGKVLKETVRPNGMRLTKISVPFGVIGIIYEARPNVSFDVFSLCLKSGNACILKGGSDADCSNRAIISVIHEVLKRFNVNPHIVELLPADREATTALLNAVGYVDLIIPRGSSGLINFVRENARIPVIETGAGICHTYFDEFGDVNKGADIIHNAKTRRVSVCNALDCTIVHEKRLAELPVLCQKLKDSNVIIYADLQAYQALEGHYPAELLQPATEESFGTEFLDYKMAVKTVKSFEDALGHIQENSSKHSECIVTENKERATLFIKIVDAACVYTNVSTAFTDGAQFGLGAEIGISTQKLHARGPMGLEEITSYKWIIEGDGQTRRN